The following proteins are encoded in a genomic region of Nicotiana sylvestris chromosome 4, ASM39365v2, whole genome shotgun sequence:
- the LOC104214521 gene encoding 2,3-bisphosphoglycerate-dependent phosphoglycerate mutase 1: protein MAATTIHQAVGTLQSCRSNGNSVLCPDYGHVSLRSVSKGFKVDVGLVRGGSYCSKKRGNCVIQASASQATVSDAVSAPSSANSSDSKKKTSEAALILIRHGESMWNEKNLFTGCVDVPLTKKGVEEAVEAGKRISNIPVDMIYTSSLIRAQMTAMLAMTQHRRKKVPTIIHEESEQAGTWSQIFSEETNKQCIPVVTAWQLNERMYGELQGLNKQETADRYGKEQVHEWRRSYDIPPPNGESLEMCADRAVAYFKEHIEPQLAGGKNIMIAAHGNSLRSIIMYLDKLTSQEVISLELSTGIPMLYIFKEGKFIRRGSPAAPTEAGVYAYTKTLAQYRQKLDNMVQ, encoded by the exons ATGGCTGCAACAACAATTCACCAAGCAGTTGGGACTCTTCAGTCTTGTCGAAGTAATGGTAACTCTGTATTGTGTCCCGATTATGGGCATGTTTCATTAAGATCGGTGTCCAAGGGTTTCAAGGTTGATGTTGGATTGGTGAGAGGAGGAAGTTATTGTTCTAAAAAGAGAGGTAATTGTGTAATTCAAGCCTCTGCTTCTCAGGCTACAGTTTCTGATGCAGTTTCAGCACCATCAAGTGCCAACAGCAGTGACTCCAAGAAAAAAACAA GTGAAGCTGCTCTAATCCTGATTAGGCACGGCGAGTCTATGTGGAATGAAAAAAACTTGTTCACTGGTTGTGTAGACGTGCCTTTAACCAAAAAGGGTGTGGAGGAGGCCGTTGAAGCTGGGAAAAGAATTAGCAATATACCTGTTGACATGATCTATACTTCTTCTTTGATTCGTGCCCAAATGACTGCGATGCTTGCCATgacccagcaccgtcggaagaag GTTCCAACTATCATTCATGAAGAGAGTGAACAAGCAGGAACTTGGAGTCAGATTTTCAGTGAAGAGACCAACAAGCAATGCATTCCAGTTGTAACAGCTTGGCAACTAAATGAGAGAAT GTATGGGGAATTACAAGGTCTTAATAAGCAGGAAACAGCTGATAGATATGGAAAAGAGCAGGTTCATGAGTGGCGTCGTAGTTATGATATTCCTCCTCCAAACGGAGAAAGTTTGGAAATGTGTGCTGACAGAGCTGTTGCCTACTTTAAAGAGCAT ATTGAACCCCAACTTGCAGGTGGAAAAAATATAATGATCGCTGCCCATGGGAACTCATTGAGGTCCATCATTATGTATCTCGACAAGCTAACATCTCAAGAG GTCATAAGTTTGGAACTTTCCACTGGAATCCCCATGCTTTACATTTTCAAAGAGGGAAAGTTTATTCGCAGAGGAAGTCCTGCTGCACCAACAGAGGCAGGGGTCTATGCTTATACAAAG ACCTTGGCTCAATACAGACAAAAGCTAGATAATATGGTTCAGTAA